CAGTAAGTCTTAGTACGTCTTGAGGTGTTTTACAAACTAATAATATTTTTTGACTAGGCGAAGCCTTGTGTATTATTGCAGCAGTTTTTTCTACTGAGAAATATCTAGTTTGTATTCCCTCTGGAACTACCATATCCATTAAAGATTGTTGCACAGTGTTTGTTGAAACCTCATCATTTGCAACTAAAATTAAATTTGCTTGTAAGCTATTAGCCCAAGTCATTCCAACTTGTCCATGAATAAGCCTATTATCTATTCTAGCGGCTAAAATATTTGGCATATTATTCCTCCTTAAAATTATAAACGCTTGATTTATATATTATTTTCATCGTTTATTAAAGTATAGTTCGTTTTTGTTATTTGTCAATGTTTTTATTTTTCTTTTTTTACATCTTTTGTAACTCATATCATCTAAGTATAGTAAATACAGTCCATACATTTTTTTACCATGTATTAACAAGCATATAAAAAAGAATGCCAAAACACCCTTAATTTTTTGTATCAATTAAATAATCTCTTTTTAGTGAGATGTCTTCAATTTCAACAGATTTTATATCATCTTTTCTCATTACTATAGTTTCATTTTGATACACTAAAACTATATACTCATCTTCAATTTTTGATATGAACCCAAAAGTTATCTCATCATCAAAAATATTTGTGATAGAGCATATAGTATTTTTATTCATAATTTCATGTAAAGTTGAATCTAAAATATTATCATTAGCTTCTATTTTAAAATCATTCTTTTTGAAGATGTAACTATTTAAAATATTTTCTTTACTGTTTTCTTTTATTAAAATCTCAAGTTCTTTTAAATATTTAGTATTTTTCTGTATTTTATTAATACTTTTCTTTAAAGATACAGTTATTCCAGATTCAAAACCCAGAGGATCTATTTCTCTAACTACAATGTTTTCTTCATCTTCTGCAATAATATATCCAATAGATAATATGTCATCATCATATATTTCAACTAGAATATCTTTGAATTTATCAATAAATCTCATATTATATCCCCCTATTCATATCTATTAAATAGTCTTTTTTTTGTTCTAAACTTTCAATAAAGATGTATTTTATTTCATCTCTTCTGATTAATGTAATTTCATCTTGATAAACTAAAGTAACAGATTCATCATCAATACTTTCTACAAAACCAAAACTTTTATTATCAAAAATATTTGTTATTAAACATAACATTTTTTTATTCATTGCTTCATGTAATGCTAGTTTTGAAACGTTATCATTACCCTCTATTTTAAAATCACACTCTTTGAAGATGTAGCTATTTAAAATATTTTCCTTACTATTTTCTTTCATTAAAATACTAAGTTCTTTTAAATACTTAGTATTTTTTTGTATTTTACTAATATCTTCTTTTAAAAATAGTACCTTACCATCTTCAAATCCCATAGTGTGTATTGTTTGAAGTAAAATATATTTTTCATCTTCTGCAATAATATATCCTACACAAAATTTACTATAGTTACCATTGTGATACACCTCAATTAAATCATCTTTAAATTCATTAATAAATCTCATATTATTTAACTCTTTTCTATATACTTAATTCTAATATATTTATTTTAAAAAAACAATAGTTTTAAAAAATAAATATATAATTT
This Streptobacillus ratti DNA region includes the following protein-coding sequences:
- the agaB gene encoding PTS galactosamine transporter subunit IIB — encoded protein: MPNILAARIDNRLIHGQVGMTWANSLQANLILVANDEVSTNTVQQSLMDMVVPEGIQTRYFSVEKTAAIIHKASPSQKILLVCKTPQDVLRLTELGLKLDEWIVGNMHFSEGKTQVSPTVFVDENDKEVLNKISSYGIKLTIKGVPTDKGQELINLL